In a single window of the Serratia quinivorans genome:
- the surA gene encoding Peptidyl-prolyl cis-trans isomerase surA yields MKNWRTLILGLVVCANTAFAAPQEVDKVAAVVDNGVVLESDVSTLLQSVKLNAQQAGQQLPDDKTLRHQILERLIMDNIQLQMAKKMGINVSDADLDKAIGNIAAQNKMSIDQMRSRLAYEGLNYNTYRSQIRKEMLISEVRNNEVRRRVTILPQEVDSLAAQVGAQNGSDTEMNISHILIPLPENPSQAQVDDAEALAKKLMGEINGGADFGKLAISYSADSQALKGGNMGWGKLQEIPTLFAERLVNAKKGDVVGPIRSGVGFHILKVNDIRGANQSVSVTEVHARHILLKPSVVLTDDQARAKLQEVAEAIKSGRAKFADEAKQLSQDPGSALQGGDLGWASPDIYDPAFRDALMKLSKGEVSQPVHSSFGWHLIQLLDTRQVDKTDAAQKDRAYRMLFNRKFAEEAQTWMQEQRAQAYVKILDGNAQQ; encoded by the coding sequence ATGAAGAACTGGAGAACGCTTATTCTCGGATTGGTGGTTTGTGCCAATACCGCGTTCGCAGCACCCCAAGAAGTGGATAAAGTCGCCGCCGTCGTGGATAACGGCGTGGTCCTTGAAAGCGACGTAAGCACCCTGTTGCAGTCGGTAAAACTCAATGCACAGCAGGCCGGCCAGCAATTGCCGGATGACAAAACGCTTCGTCACCAGATCCTTGAGCGCCTGATTATGGATAACATCCAGCTGCAGATGGCCAAGAAAATGGGGATCAACGTTTCTGACGCCGATCTGGACAAAGCCATCGGCAACATCGCCGCACAGAACAAAATGAGCATCGATCAGATGCGCAGCCGTCTGGCGTATGAAGGCCTGAACTACAACACCTACCGTTCGCAGATCCGCAAGGAAATGCTGATTTCTGAGGTGCGTAACAATGAAGTGCGCCGCCGCGTCACTATCCTGCCGCAGGAAGTGGACTCACTGGCCGCTCAGGTTGGCGCCCAAAACGGCAGCGATACCGAAATGAACATCAGCCACATCCTGATCCCGCTGCCGGAAAACCCGTCGCAGGCGCAGGTAGACGACGCGGAAGCGCTGGCTAAAAAACTGATGGGTGAAATCAACGGCGGCGCCGACTTCGGCAAGCTGGCAATCTCCTACTCTGCCGACTCCCAGGCGCTGAAAGGCGGCAACATGGGCTGGGGCAAACTGCAGGAGATCCCGACCCTGTTCGCCGAAAGACTGGTTAACGCCAAAAAAGGCGATGTGGTTGGGCCAATCCGCTCCGGTGTCGGCTTCCACATCCTGAAAGTGAATGATATCCGTGGGGCCAACCAGTCGGTGTCTGTTACCGAGGTTCACGCTCGTCACATTCTGCTGAAACCTTCTGTGGTACTGACTGACGATCAGGCACGTGCCAAGTTGCAAGAGGTGGCCGAAGCCATCAAGAGCGGTCGCGCCAAGTTTGCTGACGAAGCCAAACAGCTTTCTCAGGATCCAGGTTCTGCATTGCAGGGCGGCGATCTGGGCTGGGCTTCTCCAGACATCTACGATCCGGCCTTCCGTGACGCGTTGATGAAGCTGAGTAAAGGCGAAGTCAGCCAACCGGTGCATTCTTCCTTCGGCTGGCACCTGATTCAGTTGCTGGATACGCGTCAGGTAGACAAAACCGATGCGGCGCAGAAAGATCGCGCTTACCGCATGCTGTTCAACCGCAAGTTTGCTGAAGAAGCGCAGACCTGGATGCAGGAACAACGTGCTCAGGCTTACGTGAAGATCCTTGACGGTAATGCACAACAATAA
- the pdxA gene encoding 4-hydroxythreonine-4-phosphate dehydrogenase, which yields MHNNNRIVITPGEPAGVGPDLVAALAQQDWPVELVVCADPALLLERARQLDLPLQLRTYQPQQPAQPQRAGTLTVLPVATAHPVVAGELNVGNSAYVVETLARACDGCLNGEFAALITGPVNKGVINDAGVPFIGHTEFFADRSGCDRVVMMLATEELRVALATTHLPLLAVPGAITRQSLHEVIRILDHDLKTKFGLAKPQIYVCGLNPHAGEGGHMGREEIDTIIPALDALRAEGITLIGPLPADTLFQPKYLQHADAVLAMYHDQGLPVLKYQGFGRAVNITLGLPFIRTSVDHGTALELAGTGTADAGSFKTALNLAIKMIINCNE from the coding sequence ATGCACAACAATAATCGCATCGTAATCACCCCCGGCGAGCCTGCCGGGGTTGGGCCGGATTTGGTGGCAGCGCTGGCGCAACAGGATTGGCCTGTTGAACTGGTGGTGTGCGCGGATCCGGCCTTGTTGCTTGAACGCGCCCGGCAGTTAGACCTGCCGCTGCAACTGCGCACCTATCAGCCACAGCAACCTGCTCAGCCGCAGCGCGCGGGTACCTTGACGGTGTTGCCGGTCGCTACCGCTCATCCGGTCGTAGCGGGTGAGTTGAACGTAGGTAACAGTGCCTACGTGGTAGAAACCTTGGCGCGTGCCTGCGACGGTTGTCTGAACGGTGAATTCGCCGCGCTGATCACCGGCCCGGTGAACAAGGGCGTCATCAACGACGCTGGCGTGCCGTTCATTGGCCATACCGAATTCTTTGCCGATCGCAGCGGTTGCGATCGCGTGGTGATGATGTTGGCGACTGAAGAACTGCGCGTGGCGCTGGCGACCACCCACCTGCCCTTACTGGCGGTGCCTGGCGCTATCACCCGGCAAAGCCTGCATGAAGTCATCCGCATTCTCGACCACGACCTGAAAACCAAATTTGGCCTCGCCAAACCGCAGATCTACGTCTGCGGCTTGAACCCGCATGCCGGGGAAGGCGGCCATATGGGACGTGAAGAGATAGATACCATCATCCCGGCGCTCGACGCGCTGCGTGCTGAAGGTATCACTCTGATCGGCCCACTGCCGGCAGACACCCTGTTCCAGCCCAAGTATCTGCAACATGCCGATGCGGTGCTGGCGATGTATCACGATCAGGGTCTGCCGGTGCTAAAATACCAAGGGTTCGGCCGGGCGGTAAATATTACCCTCGGTTTGCCTTTTATCCGTACCTCGGTCGACCACGGTACCGCTTTGGAACTGGCCGGCACCGGCACCGCCGATGCAGGCAGTTTTAAAACGGCCTTGAATCTCGCCATTAAAATGATAATTAATTGTAATGAATAA
- the rsmA gene encoding Ribosomal RNA small subunit methyltransferase A: MNNKVHQGHFARKRFGQNFLTDQFVIDSIVSAIHPMPGEAVVEIGPGLGALTEPVGARMDRMTVIELDRDLAARLANHPQLKDKLTIHQQDAMTVNFAEMAEQAGQPLRVFGNLPYNISTPLMFHLFSYTQAIRDMHFMLQKEVVNRLVAGPNSKAYGRLTVMAQYYCNVIPVLEVPPTSFTPAPKVDSAVVRLVPHLVNPNPVGDVRMLSRITTQAFNQRRKTVRNSLGDLFTPEQLTELGIDPILRAENISVAQYCKLANWLSANPAPQQ, from the coding sequence ATGAATAATAAAGTCCACCAAGGGCACTTTGCCCGCAAACGCTTTGGACAGAACTTTTTAACCGATCAGTTTGTCATCGACAGCATTGTCTCCGCCATTCACCCGATGCCGGGTGAAGCGGTAGTTGAAATCGGTCCCGGCCTGGGCGCACTGACCGAGCCGGTCGGCGCACGCATGGATCGCATGACGGTGATTGAGCTGGACCGCGATTTGGCGGCCCGCCTGGCAAACCACCCACAGCTGAAAGACAAACTGACCATTCACCAGCAAGATGCCATGACGGTGAACTTTGCCGAAATGGCCGAGCAGGCTGGCCAACCGCTGCGCGTGTTTGGTAACCTGCCGTATAACATTTCGACGCCGCTGATGTTCCACCTTTTCAGCTATACTCAGGCCATTCGCGACATGCACTTTATGTTGCAGAAAGAAGTGGTTAACCGCCTGGTTGCCGGCCCGAACAGCAAGGCCTACGGGCGTTTGACCGTAATGGCGCAGTACTACTGCAACGTTATTCCGGTGCTGGAAGTGCCACCGACCTCCTTCACCCCGGCACCGAAAGTGGATTCCGCCGTGGTGCGTCTGGTGCCACACCTGGTGAACCCGAACCCGGTAGGCGACGTGCGGATGCTGAGCCGTATCACCACTCAGGCGTTCAACCAACGCCGGAAAACCGTCCGTAACAGCCTGGGCGACCTGTTCACCCCAGAGCAACTGACGGAGTTGGGTATCGATCCGATACTGAGAGCAGAGAATATTTCTGTGGCGCAATACTGTAAGCTGGCCAACTGGCTTTCAGCCAATCCCGCGCCGCAGCAATAA
- the apaG gene encoding CO2+/MG2+ efflux protein ApaG, translating to MIDSPRVCIQVQSVYVESQSIPEEERYVFAYTITIRNLGRFNVQLLGRYWLITNSNGRQTEVQGEGVVGEQPLIPPGGEFQYTSGAILETPLGTMEGHYEMVDHQGQPFQTAIPVFRLAIPTLIH from the coding sequence ATGATTGATTCGCCCCGCGTATGTATTCAGGTACAAAGTGTCTATGTGGAATCACAGTCGATACCTGAGGAAGAACGTTACGTCTTCGCTTATACCATCACCATCCGCAACCTGGGGCGTTTCAATGTGCAACTGCTGGGCCGCTACTGGCTGATCACCAACAGCAATGGCCGTCAGACCGAAGTTCAGGGCGAAGGTGTCGTCGGCGAACAGCCGCTTATCCCGCCCGGTGGAGAATTCCAATACACCAGTGGCGCGATCCTTGAAACGCCATTGGGTACCATGGAAGGCCATTACGAAATGGTTGATCATCAGGGTCAGCCGTTCCAGACCGCTATTCCGGTGTTCCGCTTAGCTATCCCAACGCTGATTCACTAA
- the apaH gene encoding Bis(5'-nucleosyl)-tetraphosphatase [symmetrical] has translation MSTYLIGDVHGCFDELKSLLAQVAFDPQQDQLWLTGDLVARGPGSLDVLRYVRSLGPAVRMVLGNHDLHLLAVYAGISRNKPKDRITPLLEAPDADELINWLRRQPVLQVDEQLKLVMAHAGITPQWDIETAQLCAREVEAVLSSDSYPLFLRCHVRRYAEQLEPGTEWAGALAFQHQCPDAHALLLPEWPARHDLQRCARHRACTAQTLV, from the coding sequence ATGTCGACATATCTTATCGGCGACGTTCATGGCTGTTTTGATGAACTGAAATCGCTATTGGCCCAGGTGGCTTTCGATCCTCAGCAAGACCAGCTGTGGCTGACCGGCGATCTGGTCGCCCGCGGCCCCGGTTCACTGGATGTATTGCGCTACGTGCGTTCACTCGGCCCTGCGGTACGCATGGTGTTGGGCAACCACGACCTGCACCTGCTGGCGGTCTACGCCGGTATCAGCCGCAACAAGCCCAAAGACCGCATCACCCCGCTGTTGGAAGCCCCGGACGCCGACGAATTGATCAACTGGCTGCGCCGCCAACCGGTATTGCAGGTAGATGAACAACTCAAACTGGTGATGGCGCATGCCGGTATCACGCCGCAGTGGGACATTGAAACCGCGCAACTGTGCGCCCGTGAAGTGGAAGCGGTGCTGAGCAGCGACAGCTACCCACTGTTCCTCCGATGCCATGTACGGCGATATGCCGAACAACTGGAGCCAGGAACTGAGTGGGCTGGCGCGCTTGCGTTTCAGCACCAATGCCCTGACGCGCATGCGTTACTGCTTCCCGAATGGCCAGCTCGACATGATCTGCAAAGATGCGCCAGGCACCGCGCCTGCACCGCTCAAACCCTGGTTTGA
- a CDS encoding Predicted phosphatase translates to MTSKIEPLDADRLTDPTRRKLLLGSAGAVGLAGFLGGGIWTVSAEALAEDLPPNKLLGFKGIAASTADEVVIAPGYRAEVLISWGEPLVEGAAAFDPQGNNSAADQEKQFGDNNDGMSFFPIDDNHGVMAINNEYVNEQYLFAHGGSKATSLEDVRKSQAAHGVSIVAVKRAGDSQRWEVERPSRYNRRITANTEMQFSGPAAGHALLQTAADPTGRKVLGTFGNCANGKTPWGTYLTCEENFDTYFGTHQADYKTTADQKRYTLKVSEPERNWPDYDERFDVAKNPNEFNRHGWIVEIDPMNPTSTPIKHTALGRFKHENAAVTVAKDGRLVVYMGDDERGEHIYKYVSKGVVDVANPANNRSLLDEGTLYVAQFDGDAGGTPLKGTGRWIALEFGKNGLTPENGFRDEAEVLIFARKAAAQVGATKMDRPEWIAVNPHDGRAYCTLTNNSKRGEEGMPLNAANPRPNNVYGQIIRWDEGGDATAASFTWDIYALCGNPIAHPEGVNRGTPNITADNTFNSPDGLGFDKSGRLWILTDGKYSNKGDYAGQGNNQMLVGDPLSGEIRRFMVGPKSCELTGITFTPDYKTMFVNVQHPGEEGDSHFPNNSPRPRSSVLMITREDGGVIGA, encoded by the coding sequence ATGACGAGCAAAATTGAGCCATTAGATGCCGACCGCCTGACCGATCCCACCCGTCGTAAACTGCTGCTGGGCAGCGCCGGAGCCGTAGGCCTGGCCGGTTTCCTCGGCGGCGGCATCTGGACGGTTTCCGCCGAAGCACTGGCCGAGGATTTACCGCCGAACAAGCTGCTGGGCTTCAAAGGCATTGCGGCCTCCACCGCCGATGAGGTGGTGATTGCACCGGGGTACCGCGCCGAGGTGCTGATCTCCTGGGGCGAGCCGCTGGTAGAGGGCGCTGCCGCTTTTGACCCGCAGGGTAACAACAGTGCCGCCGACCAGGAAAAACAGTTCGGCGACAACAACGATGGTATGAGCTTCTTCCCGATTGATGATAATCACGGCGTGATGGCCATCAACAATGAATATGTTAACGAGCAGTATCTGTTTGCCCATGGCGGCAGCAAAGCCACCAGTCTGGAAGATGTGCGTAAATCGCAGGCCGCGCACGGTGTTTCTATCGTGGCGGTGAAGCGCGCCGGTGACAGCCAGCGTTGGGAAGTAGAGCGTCCGTCGCGCTATAACCGTCGTATTACGGCCAACACCGAGATGCAGTTCAGCGGCCCGGCCGCCGGTCATGCATTGCTGCAAACGGCAGCCGATCCGACCGGGCGCAAGGTCCTGGGCACCTTCGGCAACTGTGCCAACGGTAAAACGCCCTGGGGGACTTATCTGACCTGCGAAGAGAACTTCGATACCTATTTCGGCACCCATCAGGCCGACTATAAGACCACGGCGGATCAAAAGCGCTATACGCTAAAAGTCAGCGAACCGGAGCGCAATTGGCCGGATTACGACGAGCGTTTTGACGTGGCGAAGAATCCGAATGAATTTAACCGCCATGGCTGGATCGTCGAAATCGACCCGATGAATCCAACTTCGACGCCAATCAAACACACGGCGCTGGGCCGATTCAAACATGAAAATGCCGCGGTAACCGTTGCCAAGGATGGTCGCCTGGTGGTTTACATGGGTGACGATGAGCGCGGTGAGCACATTTACAAGTATGTTTCCAAAGGCGTGGTGGACGTGGCTAACCCGGCCAATAACCGTAGTTTGCTGGACGAAGGCACGCTGTATGTGGCGCAGTTTGACGGTGATGCCGGCGGTACGCCGTTGAAAGGCACCGGCCGCTGGATTGCCCTGGAGTTCGGCAAAAATGGCCTGACGCCGGAAAACGGTTTCCGTGATGAGGCCGAAGTGCTGATCTTCGCCCGCAAGGCCGCGGCACAGGTGGGCGCCACCAAAATGGACCGTCCGGAATGGATCGCGGTCAACCCGCATGATGGTCGTGCCTACTGCACACTGACCAACAACAGCAAGCGCGGCGAAGAAGGCATGCCATTGAACGCGGCTAACCCGCGCCCGAACAATGTCTATGGCCAGATTATCCGTTGGGATGAGGGCGGCGATGCTACGGCGGCGTCATTCACCTGGGATATTTATGCGCTGTGCGGTAACCCGATTGCGCATCCGGAAGGGGTGAACCGCGGTACGCCAAATATCACGGCAGACAATACCTTTAACAGCCCGGACGGGTTGGGCTTTGATAAGTCCGGTCGCCTGTGGATCCTCACCGACGGTAAATACAGTAACAAGGGCGATTATGCCGGGCAGGGGAACAACCAGATGCTGGTGGGCGATCCACTCAGTGGCGAGATCCGCCGCTTTATGGTCGGGCCAAAGTCGTGTGAGCTGACCGGGATTACCTTCACGCCGGATTACAAGACGATGTTCGTCAACGTTCAGCATCCGGGGGAAGAAGGAGACTCTCATTTCCCGAACAATAGTCCGCGTCCGCGCTCGTCAGTATTGATGATTACGCGGGAAGACGGTGGAGTGATTGGGGCTTAA
- the folA gene encoding Dihydrofolate reductase — protein MIISLIAALAADRVIGMENAMPWHLPADLAWFKRNTLNKPVIMGRKTFESIGRPLPGRHNIVLSSRAGTDAGVTWATSIDEALAAAGDVEEVMVIGGGRIYSQFLARANRMYLTHIDAEVGGDAHFPDYEPDEWETSFSEFHDADEVNSHSYCFEILEHR, from the coding sequence ATGATTATCAGCCTGATCGCTGCCTTGGCGGCGGATCGCGTTATTGGCATGGAAAACGCCATGCCGTGGCACCTGCCGGCGGACTTAGCGTGGTTTAAACGTAACACGCTGAATAAACCGGTGATTATGGGCCGTAAAACTTTCGAGTCGATTGGTCGTCCATTACCGGGCCGCCATAACATCGTGTTAAGCAGCCGCGCCGGCACCGATGCCGGGGTGACCTGGGCCACGTCTATCGACGAAGCGCTGGCCGCTGCCGGGGATGTGGAAGAAGTGATGGTGATCGGCGGTGGGCGTATTTACAGCCAATTCCTGGCGCGCGCCAATCGCATGTATCTGACGCATATCGATGCCGAAGTCGGTGGCGACGCCCATTTCCCTGACTATGAGCCGGATGAATGGGAAACTTCGTTCAGCGAATTCCACGATGCTGACGAAGTGAATTCTCACAGCTATTGCTTCGAGATTTTAGAACACCGTTAA
- the yjjB gene encoding Uncharacterized conserved protein, protein MNLLWALLQDMLLAAVPALGFAMVFNVPVRALRYCALLGAVGHGSRMLMMHAGMNIEWATFLAAILIGMIGIYWSRWLLAHPKVFTVAAVIPMFPGISAYTAMISVVEISHLGYSEALMATLMSNLLKACFIVGALSIGLSLPGLWLYRKRPGV, encoded by the coding sequence ATGAATCTGCTTTGGGCTTTGCTGCAGGACATGCTGCTGGCGGCGGTACCGGCGCTGGGTTTTGCCATGGTATTCAACGTCCCGGTGCGCGCGCTGCGTTATTGTGCGCTGCTTGGCGCAGTAGGCCACGGTTCACGCATGCTGATGATGCACGCAGGAATGAACATCGAATGGGCCACGTTTTTGGCGGCGATTTTGATCGGCATGATCGGTATTTACTGGTCGCGCTGGCTGCTGGCACACCCGAAGGTGTTTACCGTGGCGGCAGTGATCCCGATGTTCCCGGGCATTTCGGCCTATACCGCGATGATCTCGGTGGTGGAAATTTCGCATTTGGGTTACAGCGAGGCGCTGATGGCCACCCTGATGAGCAACCTCCTCAAGGCCTGTTTTATCGTCGGCGCGTTATCGATCGGGCTGTCGTTACCCGGGTTGTGGCTGTACCGGAAACGCCCTGGCGTTTAA
- the yjjP gene encoding Inner membrane protein YjjP translates to MHQATPTETPELNRQQREITRLCIQCALLLLQHGAESTVVEQLSTRLGLALGMDSVESSISANAVVLTTISHGECLTTTRKNVDRGINMQMVTEVQHIVILAEHRLADAHDVARRFEKIRPLRYPRWLVVLMVALSCGCFSVLNGGDQKAFAVTFIASGLAMSVRQMLTARHMNPLINFCLTAFVATSVSGLLLRLPMFSETSTVAMAASVLLLVPGFPLINAVADMFKGHINTGLARWAMASLLTLATCIGVVMAMSLWDLRGWS, encoded by the coding sequence ATGCATCAGGCAACCCCGACAGAAACGCCGGAGCTGAACCGGCAACAGCGTGAAATCACTCGTCTGTGTATTCAATGTGCCTTGCTGTTGTTACAGCACGGCGCCGAAAGCACGGTGGTGGAGCAGTTATCGACCCGTTTGGGGCTGGCGCTGGGGATGGACAGCGTGGAAAGCTCTATCTCGGCCAATGCGGTGGTGCTGACGACAATCAGTCACGGCGAATGCCTGACGACGACGCGCAAGAACGTCGATCGCGGCATCAATATGCAGATGGTGACCGAGGTACAGCATATCGTTATTTTGGCGGAACACCGGCTGGCGGACGCGCACGACGTGGCCCGACGCTTCGAGAAAATTCGCCCGCTGCGCTACCCGCGCTGGCTGGTGGTGCTGATGGTGGCACTGTCCTGTGGCTGCTTTAGCGTGTTGAACGGCGGCGATCAGAAGGCGTTCGCCGTGACTTTTATCGCCAGTGGTCTGGCGATGAGCGTGCGCCAAATGCTGACCGCGCGCCACATGAATCCACTGATCAACTTTTGCCTGACGGCGTTTGTCGCCACCTCGGTTTCCGGCCTGTTGCTGCGGCTGCCGATGTTCAGTGAAACCTCCACCGTAGCGATGGCTGCCAGCGTGCTGTTGCTGGTGCCGGGCTTTCCGCTGATTAACGCGGTTGCGGACATGTTCAAAGGCCACATCAATACCGGGCTGGCGCGTTGGGCGATGGCCAGCCTGCTGACGCTGGCGACCTGCATTGGCGTGGTGATGGCAATGTCGCTGTGGGATCTGCGGGGGTGGTCATGA
- the rhtC_3 gene encoding Threonine efflux protein, whose translation MLETSLFVAGIATLGMLSPGPDFFMVIKNAARYPRLAAMMTAFGVICGVATHMSYCVAGLAVVITTTPWLFNVLKYAGAVYLVWIGIQALLSRGGSKMNVSNVPQQQVSLKSAFVQGYLCNLLNPKATLFFLAVFTQVLQIDSGLGEKLWYAGIILGLSVLWWPVLVFLIQSGPVRRGLEKTQKIVDKLLGGMLIALGIKVALS comes from the coding sequence ATGCTTGAAACTTCGCTGTTCGTTGCCGGTATTGCTACCCTGGGTATGCTGTCGCCCGGCCCGGATTTTTTCATGGTGATCAAGAATGCCGCCCGCTATCCGCGCCTGGCTGCCATGATGACCGCTTTCGGCGTGATCTGCGGCGTGGCGACCCATATGTCTTACTGCGTTGCCGGACTGGCGGTAGTGATCACCACCACCCCATGGCTGTTTAACGTGCTGAAATACGCCGGTGCGGTCTATCTGGTCTGGATTGGCATTCAGGCGCTGTTGTCACGCGGCGGCAGTAAAATGAACGTCAGTAATGTGCCACAGCAGCAGGTGAGTCTGAAAAGTGCCTTTGTGCAGGGCTATCTGTGTAATCTGCTCAATCCGAAGGCCACGCTGTTCTTCCTGGCGGTATTCACTCAGGTATTGCAGATCGACTCCGGGTTGGGTGAAAAACTGTGGTATGCGGGGATTATCCTTGGCCTGTCCGTCCTGTGGTGGCCGGTGCTGGTGTTCCTGATCCAAAGTGGCCCGGTGCGTCGCGGGCTGGAAAAGACCCAGAAGATAGTTGATAAATTGCTGGGCGGCATGTTGATTGCCCTGGGCATCAAAGTCGCACTGAGCTAA
- the kefC gene encoding K(+)/H(+) antiporter yields the protein MDNHHMMIEGLIYLGSAALFVPIAVRLGLGSVLGYLIAGCIIGPWGLKLVSDAESILTFAEIGVVLMLFIIGLELDPKRLWTLRASVFGGGIIQMAACGLALSAFCYFLGLDWKVALLIGLTLALSSTAIAMQAMSERNLTPSPIGRSAFAALLFQDIAAIPLVAMIPLLASSGAVTTLATFALSAAKVVGALVIVVLLGRYVTRPLLHFVARSGMREVFSAVALFLVFGFGILLEMAGLSMAMGAFLAGVMLASSEYRHALESDIQPFKGLLLGLFFIGVGMSIDFGTLFHHPLLIASLLLGFMLIKAALLWLIAPWLGVPKRQRGMFAILLGQGSEFAFVIFGAAQLAGVLPPEWAKSLTLAVALSMAVTPLLLVVAARIEKNAPKDERPADEIDDENASVIIAGFGRFGQIAGRLLLANGVHTVVLDHDPDHIETLRKFDTKVFYGDATRADLLEAAGAEHAKVLINAIDDVEANLQLTELAKRHFPHLKVVARARDVDHWYQLRQLGVESPERETFESSLRIGRETLELLGLDAYEAREKADTFRRYNLKMLEETLENYQDTEFRLAGLQRAKEMLSAAIEQDQNRLARVQQSGWRGSIDGKAPEDEVVEAKG from the coding sequence ATGGATAATCACCATATGATGATTGAGGGGCTGATCTATCTGGGATCGGCCGCGCTGTTCGTGCCGATCGCGGTGCGGCTGGGGTTGGGCTCGGTACTGGGTTATCTGATCGCCGGCTGTATTATTGGTCCCTGGGGGCTGAAACTGGTCTCTGATGCCGAGTCGATCCTCACCTTTGCCGAGATTGGCGTGGTGCTGATGCTGTTTATCATCGGGCTGGAGCTGGATCCGAAACGGCTGTGGACACTGCGTGCTTCGGTGTTTGGCGGCGGTATTATCCAGATGGCGGCCTGCGGGTTGGCGCTGAGTGCCTTTTGCTATTTCCTCGGGCTGGACTGGAAGGTGGCACTGCTGATTGGCCTGACGCTGGCTCTGTCCTCCACCGCCATTGCCATGCAGGCGATGAGTGAACGTAACCTGACACCCTCACCGATTGGTCGCAGCGCGTTTGCGGCCTTGCTATTCCAGGATATTGCGGCGATCCCGCTGGTGGCGATGATCCCATTGTTGGCCAGCAGCGGCGCCGTCACCACGTTAGCGACCTTCGCCCTGTCGGCGGCCAAGGTCGTCGGCGCGCTGGTGATTGTGGTGCTGCTCGGCCGCTATGTGACCCGGCCACTGCTGCACTTTGTCGCCCGCTCCGGCATGCGTGAAGTTTTTAGCGCCGTGGCGCTGTTCCTGGTGTTTGGCTTTGGCATCCTGCTGGAAATGGCCGGGCTGTCGATGGCGATGGGCGCCTTCCTTGCCGGGGTGATGCTGGCGAGTTCTGAATACCGTCATGCATTGGAAAGTGATATTCAGCCGTTCAAGGGCCTGCTGCTAGGGCTGTTCTTTATCGGTGTCGGCATGTCGATCGACTTCGGCACCCTGTTCCATCATCCGCTGTTGATTGCCTCGCTGTTGTTGGGCTTTATGCTGATCAAAGCGGCGCTGTTGTGGTTGATTGCTCCCTGGCTCGGCGTACCGAAACGTCAGCGCGGCATGTTTGCCATTTTATTAGGTCAGGGCAGTGAGTTTGCCTTTGTTATCTTCGGGGCCGCGCAGTTGGCCGGGGTATTGCCGCCGGAGTGGGCAAAATCCTTGACGCTGGCGGTGGCCTTGTCGATGGCGGTGACGCCGTTGTTGCTGGTGGTGGCTGCACGGATTGAGAAAAACGCGCCGAAGGATGAACGACCGGCGGATGAAATTGATGATGAGAATGCCAGCGTCATCATTGCCGGATTTGGCCGTTTCGGCCAGATCGCCGGCCGTTTGCTGTTGGCCAATGGTGTGCATACCGTGGTACTGGATCACGATCCGGACCATATTGAAACGCTGCGCAAATTCGATACCAAGGTGTTTTATGGTGATGCCACCCGCGCCGATCTGCTGGAGGCCGCAGGCGCTGAGCATGCCAAGGTACTGATCAATGCTATCGATGATGTGGAGGCCAATCTGCAATTAACCGAACTGGCCAAGCGGCATTTCCCACACCTGAAAGTGGTGGCGCGCGCACGTGATGTTGACCACTGGTATCAGTTGCGCCAGTTAGGGGTGGAAAGTCCGGAACGTGAAACCTTTGAAAGCTCGTTGCGCATTGGTCGCGAAACGCTGGAACTGTTGGGGTTGGATGCTTACGAGGCACGTGAAAAAGCGGATACCTTCCGGCGCTACAACCTGAAAATGCTCGAGGAAACGCTGGAGAATTATCAGGATACCGAATTCCGTCTCGCGGGTCTGCAACGGGCCAAAGAGATGCTCAGTGCGGCTATCGAGCAGGATCAGAATCGGTTGGCACGGGTACAGCAGAGTGGCTGGCGTGGCAGTATTGACGGCAAGGCACCAGAGGATGAGGTAGTGGAAGCCAAGGGATAA